One genomic window of Choristoneura fumiferana chromosome 14, NRCan_CFum_1, whole genome shotgun sequence includes the following:
- the Eps-15 gene encoding epidermal growth factor receptor pathway substrate 15 translates to MAALPSPTQVAGTHSAIYEAYYHQVDPKATGAVQALDAARFLKKSRLSDVVLSKIWDLSDPNGKGYLDKTGLFVALKLVALAQAGKDINMSNIHSEAPPPKVGELPKVPPSQPPARPAAPSPAPSDWSVKPGERDKYNALFDSLQPSNGLIAGNKVKGVLMESKLPLDTLGKIWDLADQDKDGMLDRHEFMVAMHLVYKALEKHAVPTTLPPELRAPPSRPASRPPSRPPPRSRARPRPARRLHRPTPACWRGCWTCPAPRPRSRRSRPPLPAAAQLGGAGSWVVSAAEKVQYDAMFDVADADRDGLVSGLEIKHTFLESGLPQATLAHIWALCDTEGLGKLNRGQFALAMWLVRRAARGTPPPPPSPRHAAPPHAQQQRHCTPWGLYAALWEYYAPVEPLLILWILPPSPWDTELPHGHFTPWGLYASLWEHYAL, encoded by the exons GTGGATCCCAAGGCAACGGGGGCGGTGCAGGCGCTCGACGCAGCTCGCTTCCTCAAGAAGTCGCGCCTCAGCGACGTGGTGCTCTCCAAGATATGGGACCTCTCTGATCCCAATGGCAAGGGATATTTGGATAAG ACGGGCCTGTTCGTGGCGCTGAAACTGGTGGCCCTGGCGCAGGCCGGTAAGGACATCAACATGAGCAACATACACTCCGAGGCGCCGCCGCCCAAAGTC GGCGAGCTGCCGAAAGTGCCGCCGTCGCAGCCCCCGGCGCGGCCGGCGGCGCCGTCGCCCGCGCCCTCCGACTGGAGCGTCAAGCCCGGCGAGCGCGACAAGTACAACGCGCTCTTCGACTCGCTCCAGCCCAGCAATGGGCTCATAGCCGGCAACAAG gtGAAAGGTGTGCTTATGGAGTCAAAGCTTCCTCTAGACACGCTTGGCAAGATCTGGGACTTAGCTGACCAAGACAAGGACGGCATGCTCGATCGTCACGAGTTCATGGTG GCGATGCACTTGGTGTATAAGGCGCTAGAGAAGCACGCGGTGCCGACGACGCTGCCGCCCGAGCTGCGCGCGCCCCCCTCGCGCCCCGCCTCGCGGCCCCCCTCGCGGCCCCCTCCCCGCAgccgcgcccgcccccgccccgcccgccGCCTGCACAGACCAACGCCAGCCTGCTGGAGGGGCTGCTGGACTTGTCCAGC CCCCCGTCCTCGCAGCCGTCGTTCACGGCCCCCCCTCCCCGCGGCTGCCCAGCTGGGGGGCGCGGGGTCCTGGGTGGTGTCCGCGGCTGAGAAGGTCCAGTATGACGCGATGTTCGACGTCGCGGACGCCGATCGTGACGGGCTCGTGTCCGGCTTGGAGATCAAACACACCTTCTTGGAAAGCGGGCTGCCGCAGGCCACACTAGCGCATATATG GGCCCTCTGCGACACGGAAGGCCTGGGCAAGCTGAACCGCGGGCAGTTCGCGCTCGCCATGTGGCTGGTGCGGCGTGCGGCGCGAGGgacgcccccgcccccgccctcACCCCGACATGCGGCCCCCCCTCACGCGCAACAACAG AGGCATTGCACCCCCTGGGGACTCTACGCCGCCCTCTGGGAATACTACGCCCCCGTAGAACCATTACTCATACTGTGGATACTTCCTCCCTCCCCTTGGGACACTGAGCTTCCCCACGGGCATTTCACTCCCTGGGGACTGTACGCCTCCCTCTGGGAACACTACGCCCTCTGA